A genomic stretch from Helianthus annuus cultivar XRQ/B chromosome 1, HanXRQr2.0-SUNRISE, whole genome shotgun sequence includes:
- the LOC118488126 gene encoding uncharacterized protein LOC118488126: MSNNYTLRLKIVSLWRKMMHGQPNVTYRVDMICMDEQGDMILANCLHKILPRFDHHFKLDEVLLISRASIAPNNATINYTNDKRKLTFTLFSQIEKSVDWCGPKYSFSFVNFKDVVENKVDVGTTVDFIGYVEVCFNMEDTDKKDGSKGKRLNIRVKDIEGHQVIATLWDSFAIEMHDYFNNPNREKHVVVLIHFGVVNLYRDKKGLSTSFDISRMFINSDLDEITSFKKCFVDKFASTPSESDNAGSYMISSAEDEFLNNTGFVLSAYLSTIQKPKKVILVGTVIGICTDKIWYYNACNHCKSSVEETYVTVENEDGSGCFDEKRIVMCTNAKCY; encoded by the exons ATGTCGAATAACTATACATTGAGGTTGAAGATAGTTTCGTTGTGGCGTAAGATGATGCATGGACAGCCCAATGTGACATATCGCGTTGACATGATATGCATGGACGAACAG ggTGATATGATTTTGGCAAATTGTCTTCATAAGATATTGCCAAGGTTTGATCATCATTTTAAACTCGACGAAGTTCTTCTCATTAGCAGGGCATCTATTGCTCCAAATAATGCAACTATCAACTACACCAATGATAAGCGGAAGTTAACATTTACTCTGTTCAGTCAGATTGAAAAAAGTGTTGATTGGTGTGGTCCCAAGTATTCTTTCTCTTTTGTGAATTTCAAAGATGTTGTTGAAAATAAAGTTGATGTTGGTACAACCGTTG ATTTCATAGGGTATGTTGAAGTCTGCTTTAATATGGAAGACACGGATAAAAAAGATGGTTCCAAAGGCAAGAGATTGAACATAAGAGTTAAGGATATTGA GGGTCATCAAGTTATTGCTACTTTGTGGGATTCATTTGCCATAGAAATGCATGATTACTTCAATAATCCAAACAGAGAGAAGCATGTCGTTGTTTTGATTCACTTTGGTGTTGTCAATCTATACAGAG ATAAGAAAGGTTTGTCAACTTCCTTTGATATCAGTAGAATGTTCATCAATTCTGATCTTGATGAAATAACATCATTCAAGAAGTG CTTTGTTGACAAGTTTGCATCTACACCATCTGAAAGTGACAATGCTGGCTCATATATGATATCATCCGCTGAGGATGAGTTTCTAAACAACACTGGTTTTGTTTTGTCAGCTTATCTTAGTACCATTCAAAAG CCCAAGAAGGTCATTTTAGTTGGTACAGTAATCGGGATATGCACTGATAAAATCTGGTACTATAATGCATGCAACCACTGCAAATCCAGTGTCGAAGAAACATATGTGACTGTTGAAAATGAGGATGGTTCTGGTTGTTTTGATGAAAAAAGGATTGTCATGTGTACAAACGCTAAAT GTTACTAA